GTTTTACCAACTTCGGCAAAGATTTTCGCTTTAGTATACTGAGTTAGATCATGAGTAACGGTAAAAGTACCGTAGGCGCCTGAACCTTTGGCATGAACTACTCTTTCCGGAATACGTTCTCGGTTCTGGTGTGCTAATTTTTCGAGTAACTGATAATCTTGCAGTAAAATTGGACCGCGATCGCCTGCGGTTAAAGAGTTCTGATTGTCAGCGATGGGACTTCCCGCTGATGTTGTCAAATTATTTGCTTCACTCATGATTAATGTAAAATTATTCTAAATTAATTAAATACCATATTAATTAAATACTATAGTTTGGGTAGCCCATTGAACTATTTTAAAAATTAATTCACAATGTCAAAACTAGAAATTACCAACTACGACTGTGTGATAGTTGGAGCAGGATTAGCCGGGCTAATTGCAGGGCGTAACCTTAATAGAGCAGGTCACAAACTTTTGGTGCTAGAAGCGCAAGATGAAATTGGAGGGCGAATGAATGGCAAATACGTCGCGCCCGACCAGTATATTGATCTTGGCGGTCAGTGGGTGGGACCAACCCAAGATCGTTTTCTTGCTCTACTGGATGAATATCAAATAGCTCGCTTTCCTTCCCCATTACAGGGAAAAACTGTCCTCGTTTACAATGGACAAAGGTTTGAATTTAAAGGGTTTTTTCAGGGTTATCCTCAATCTGAAAATCCAGGTGTAAATCAAGAAGAATGGGAAGATGCCATTGAGGGTTGGCATCGCTTTAACGAACTTTCCCAGACAATAGATACTGGTCACCCGACTCGTAATCCTCAGAATCTACTGCTCGACAGCAAAACCTTCGCTCAGTGGATTGAGGAAAATACCAAAACCGATTTTGCTCATTGGTATTTTTCTTATAAGATTCGTGCTGTTGGCTTTTTAGGACCTGCAGAGCCTGGACAAGTTTCATTACTACACGTTCTCTGGGGTAATCGTTGTGCCTCTCAATCTGAGTCTCCTGAGGCGGAACTGATTCACGATGGTGCAGGACAAATTCCGGCTAAAATAGCCGCCGAATTAGATAATCCTATTCACACTGGTGAAGCTGTGGTTGGTATTTCTCAGGATGATCACGGAGTTGAAGTAACCACCCTCAAAGCAACTTATAGAGCTAAATACGCCATTGTCGCTATGCCTCCCCATCTGGCGGGTAGAATTGTTTATGATCCTCCTTTACCCCCGAAGCGCCAACAACTGACCCAACGCTTTCCCATGGGCACTGTTGCTAAAATTTTAATCTCTTATGAAACTCCCTTTTGGCGGGAAAAAGGACTAGCCGGTGTGGGAATGGGTAATTGTGAGTGGATCGAACTTTTTGCCGATAGCTCTGATCCTCGCAGTGGCAAGGGCGTAATCGCTACTTTTCTGGTGGGCGATCGCTATTATCGTTGGCAAACTCTCAATGAATCTGAACGCCGTTCGGCCGTTTTAACCGATCTCTCTTTCTATTTGGGTCAAGAAGCTCTCTCACCCAACACCTTTGATGTAAAAGATTGGCCAAGCAATCAATGGGTAGGAGGAGGCTACGCCGCTTTTATGCCTCCCGGTGTTTGGACAAGCTTTGGTGACACTATCGCTACACCAGTAGGACGGATTTATTGGGCCGGTTCAGAAATTGCTGAGCGCTGGCCTGGTTTTTTTGATGGGGCTGTGTGTACGGCGGAAGCTGCTGCTGAGGCGGTGAGAAATTTGTTGTGAAATCTTAACATTACTATTGATATCATGTCCGCTTAATTAGTTACTATAAAGTTGTGAGGTGTGAGGTGTGAGGTGCTAGGTTGTAAGTTAAACCTTTCCCCTTTACCCCTACTCATCTTTACTTGTAAGTATTTACCCGAACTTGATATGAGACGGATGTTAGCTCCCATGCGATTGAGTTCAGCTACATGATGTAAGCGATTTTCAAAAACTGTAAACAAAATTCTTGGCTACAAATCACTCCAATACAAAGTATCCCTTCTTTAATTCAAAACTGGGACTTAGGACAAGGAGAGTTTTAGGTTTTAGATTAAACCTTTACCCTTTTCCGCAATATTACCCTATCTTGACACTCGCTTTTTTTCTGTTATCTTGAATTAAGGATAGACATTTTGCCTATAAACTCTACGTTTGTTTACATATATAAATATGTATAGCAATATCAAAACTAAGATGCAGAATTGCATAACTGAGAGAATTTCTCAAGGGTTTTAAAGAGTAAAGATCCTCTTTACCCCCTTCCCTGTCTTTGGTGCGCTCCAAGCTATAAAGGATTAACAATGCTTTGGCCATACAAAACTCCCGGTATTTCCGATCATCTTTTTGAGCGACTCCCTGGTATTCCTTTAAGTAAAAAAGAAGTTCGTTTATTACTGATTTCTGCTTTACAAGTTAAAGAAAGATCCGTATTTTGGGATATAGGAGCAGGAACTGGTACGATTCCAGTGGAAATTGGCTTATTATGTCCTCAAGCCGAAATTATCGCCATAGAAAGAGATGAAGAAGTCGCTAACTTAATACGTCACAATTGCACTCATTTTGGCGTGACTAATGTCAAAGTATTTGAGGAACAAGCCCCCGATTGCTTCGAGAAAATCAGACCGCTACCTGATCGCATTTGTCTCGAGGGAGGAAAACCCGTCAAAGAAATCTTAAAAAAGGCCTGGGAACATCTAGAATCAAAAGGCAGAATGGTGGCAACGGCGAGTAATTTAGAGCAGTTGTATCTACTCTCAGAAGGCTTAGCAGAGTTACAAGCAAGAAACGTAGAAGTAGTACAATCGGCGGTCAACCGTTTAGAAAGCAGAGGGATGCACCAAGTCTTTGCTGCTCTTGATCCCCTATTTATTTTAAGTGGAGATAAATTTTAAAGCTTGAGAAATTCTTCTCAGGATTGCTACAATTCTTAATATAGAAATAAAAGGTAAGTTTGGGTGTTAGGAGTTAGGTTAAACCTTTACCTTAAAAAACCCTTTACTCTGCGCGAGTGCGCTATATAAGCTTTGTTCCAAGGAATTTGTTAAGCTTTCAGAATGGTTTCTTAACCTTTTCTTATACTTGACCTTCACTTCTCTTTCAAAGGAAAAATACTATTTATGTCATTGTCACGTGTCATTAGTACAATAGTAGCGCTTATTGTTGCTCTAGTCATGATTATTTTGGGAAGTTGGTACTTTACCCTTGGCTTTTGCTTAATAGTCTTTTTGGGACAGCTGGAATTGTTTAAATTAATCCAAGCTAAGGGTATCGCCCCTGCGACTAAAACAACTCTTTTTGTGTCTCAAATATTGCTACTTACGGCGATGATAGCCCCGAAGCTGGTGGATGTTATTTTTCCTTTGGCTGGGGCTTTAATTTGTTTTTATCTGTTATTTCAAGCTAAACCTGCTACCATTGCTGACCTCTCTAGCTCGGTCTTCGGCTTGTTTTATGGAGGCTATTTACCTTCTTTTTGGATTCGTTTACGAGTAGGCTCTGATGACAGTATAGGAACTAACAAACTATTTTTACAGGGGTTTTGGCCCGAATCTTGGACAGATATTCGTAGTTTCCCAGTCGCTTTGAGCGTAACTTTACTCGCTTTTAGCTGTATTTGGGCGGCGGATATCGGTGCTTATCTGATGGGTAAATATTTTGGACGAACTAGGCTCTCAGCTATTAGTCCCAAAAAAACCGTAGAAGGCGCTATTTTTGGTATAGCTGGTAGTGTGGCTGTAGCAGAACTAGGCGCTTGGTATTTAGGATGGCCTTTTTGGGAAGTGACTGGCGCGGTATTTGGCTTGTTAATTGGTGTCGTCAGCTTATTGGGAGACTTAACCGAATCAATGATGAAGCGAGACGCAGGTGTTAAAGATTCGGGACAACTCATACCCGGTCATGGAGGTATTTTAGATCGCACCGATAGCTACGTCTTTACCGCACCACTAGTTTATTATTATATTTTCTTGTTTTTACCATTGGTTGCTACTTTAGCTCACTAAAGCTTCTGCTGACCTTGAGGAGATTTAACATAGCCTAAAAAAGCTTTGACGTTAAAGCTAGCGGGTTGTTTATAAACATAGAACAAAATTCTTTGGTAGGGATAACCGGAGTCTTGAGGATTGAGACCGTCTATAGGTACAACTCTAGCTTTAGATTGGTTGGCAACTTGACTATAGGTAGCGTAACTAATACCATCAGTTCCTACAGAGTTAATGAGGGGTGTTGTTTCGTCTAGCTGCAGAGTGGTGATGTTAGGGGTATTGCCAAAGAGCTGACCCTGTAAAGCTACCTCTTGGAAGAATTGATGAGTTCCACTCGTTATCGCTCGATTAATTACCCGAATGCTCTGGTTGTTACCCCCAACCTCTGACCAGTTTTGAATTTGTCCTTGGAAAATCCCGGCGACTTGTGCTTGAGTTAATCCATCTGTAAAGGGGTTGACAGTACCGACAAACACTGCGATCGCATCTTGAGTCACTGGTATCGCTACTAAGCCCTGTTGCACCTCTGCAGGGGTTAAAGGACGTGAAATAGCTGCTAAATCGATTTTTTGGGTTAATAAATCGCTGATTCCTTTTTCAGAGCCACTGGCGTTAGCTATAACTTGAGTTCCTGGGAATTGCTGCATAAACCCATTTTTTATCCCCTCGTTAATTTGCACCATGCTTGTAGCCCCATTAATTCTAACAGTAGTGCCAGTGGGCACCTCAGTTAATAGAGGGAACTGTTCTTCTGAAATAGCGCCGGTAGTTGTGGGAGTAGAAGGAAGCGATCGCTCTTTGGTTTCTTCCTGGGGTTGCTCCGATGATGGTACTGGAGTGGAAATAGGAGTCTGCGATCGTCCTAAAAACCACCACAAACCACCACCTATAACGGCTCCTGTTATGACTAGAGCTAACAGAAGTAGAAGCGTATCGTTTTTTTGTGCCATATTCTTAAAATTATTGATAAATTGTCTGAAACTTTGTCCATAGTTCTGCGTCAACTTCTTCGTATTGATAACTAGAGCCATCATCAAATTCCAATCTTAGAGACTCAGAATCGGGATCGTAGTTGACACTGGTAAGTAAGCTTTCTGCAGAAGTTACCGACAAACTTTCAGTAATGACTATTTCTACAGTTTTTTGATAACGGTAGGTTAAGTCACTATTGGGTAGTATATTACATTGTTGCTCTTCTTGACCAATCAACTCAGCTATCGCTTGTAACCCTTCGTAGGCTTCGATTGGCGCGGGTACCTCCTGATATTCCAGTTCACCATCTTTTTCAATTAGTAAGCATAAATACTCCTCATCGTGTCCAATCGCAGCGATCGCTCCTAGATCAATCTTAGTTAGTTCCATCGCTTAACCTTTTTTTTAGATCATCTTGATTATAGTTGATTTTTACTTCAACATTAATCTAATTCTCTTCGACCTTCCAATGCTCTAGCTAAAGTAACCTCATCCGCGTATTCTAAATCCCCTCCCATGGGTAAACCGAAGGCAATGCGAGTTACCGTAGTAAAGGGTTTGAGTAGATGACCCACATAGAGTGTGGTTGTCTCTCCCTCGATACTCGGACTAATAGCGATAATCACCTCTTCCATTTTCTGACTACTAACTCTTTTGACTAGGGATTGAATATTGAGTTGTTCCGGTCCAATGCCGTCCATGGGGGAAATAACACCACCGAGAACGTGATATAATCCAGAAAATTCTCTAGTTTTTTCTAGTGCGATTACATCTCGAGAATCAGCGACGACACAAATAGTAGTCCTTTCTCGGTTGACATTAGCACAAATTTCACACACTGGAGTAGCGGATAAATGGAAACAAACCTGACACAAACCCACTTGTTTTTTAGCATCAATTAAAGCCTCAGCTAAAGCCTGGATTTCTGTTTC
The nucleotide sequence above comes from Gloeocapsa sp. PCC 73106. Encoded proteins:
- the recR gene encoding recombination mediator RecR: MYTPPLARLIEQLQRLPGIGPKSAQRLALHLLKRPETEIQALAEALIDAKKQVGLCQVCFHLSATPVCEICANVNRERTTICVVADSRDVIALEKTREFSGLYHVLGGVISPMDGIGPEQLNIQSLVKRVSSQKMEEVIIAISPSIEGETTTLYVGHLLKPFTTVTRIAFGLPMGGDLEYADEVTLARALEGRRELD
- a CDS encoding phosphate ABC transporter substrate-binding protein — encoded protein: MAQKNDTLLLLLALVITGAVIGGGLWWFLGRSQTPISTPVPSSEQPQEETKERSLPSTPTTTGAISEEQFPLLTEVPTGTTVRINGATSMVQINEGIKNGFMQQFPGTQVIANASGSEKGISDLLTQKIDLAAISRPLTPAEVQQGLVAIPVTQDAIAVFVGTVNPFTDGLTQAQVAGIFQGQIQNWSEVGGNNQSIRVINRAITSGTHQFFQEVALQGQLFGNTPNITTLQLDETTPLINSVGTDGISYATYSQVANQSKARVVPIDGLNPQDSGYPYQRILFYVYKQPASFNVKAFLGYVKSPQGQQKL
- the cbiT gene encoding precorrin-6Y C5,15-methyltransferase subunit CbiT, producing the protein MLWPYKTPGISDHLFERLPGIPLSKKEVRLLLISALQVKERSVFWDIGAGTGTIPVEIGLLCPQAEIIAIERDEEVANLIRHNCTHFGVTNVKVFEEQAPDCFEKIRPLPDRICLEGGKPVKEILKKAWEHLESKGRMVATASNLEQLYLLSEGLAELQARNVEVVQSAVNRLESRGMHQVFAALDPLFILSGDKF
- a CDS encoding KTSC domain-containing protein, with amino-acid sequence MELTKIDLGAIAAIGHDEEYLCLLIEKDGELEYQEVPAPIEAYEGLQAIAELIGQEEQQCNILPNSDLTYRYQKTVEIVITESLSVTSAESLLTSVNYDPDSESLRLEFDDGSSYQYEEVDAELWTKFQTIYQ
- a CDS encoding phosphatidate cytidylyltransferase, translating into MSLSRVISTIVALIVALVMIILGSWYFTLGFCLIVFLGQLELFKLIQAKGIAPATKTTLFVSQILLLTAMIAPKLVDVIFPLAGALICFYLLFQAKPATIADLSSSVFGLFYGGYLPSFWIRLRVGSDDSIGTNKLFLQGFWPESWTDIRSFPVALSVTLLAFSCIWAADIGAYLMGKYFGRTRLSAISPKKTVEGAIFGIAGSVAVAELGAWYLGWPFWEVTGAVFGLLIGVVSLLGDLTESMMKRDAGVKDSGQLIPGHGGILDRTDSYVFTAPLVYYYIFLFLPLVATLAH
- a CDS encoding flavin monoamine oxidase family protein; this encodes MSKLEITNYDCVIVGAGLAGLIAGRNLNRAGHKLLVLEAQDEIGGRMNGKYVAPDQYIDLGGQWVGPTQDRFLALLDEYQIARFPSPLQGKTVLVYNGQRFEFKGFFQGYPQSENPGVNQEEWEDAIEGWHRFNELSQTIDTGHPTRNPQNLLLDSKTFAQWIEENTKTDFAHWYFSYKIRAVGFLGPAEPGQVSLLHVLWGNRCASQSESPEAELIHDGAGQIPAKIAAELDNPIHTGEAVVGISQDDHGVEVTTLKATYRAKYAIVAMPPHLAGRIVYDPPLPPKRQQLTQRFPMGTVAKILISYETPFWREKGLAGVGMGNCEWIELFADSSDPRSGKGVIATFLVGDRYYRWQTLNESERRSAVLTDLSFYLGQEALSPNTFDVKDWPSNQWVGGGYAAFMPPGVWTSFGDTIATPVGRIYWAGSEIAERWPGFFDGAVCTAEAAAEAVRNLL